A stretch of Myceligenerans xiligouense DNA encodes these proteins:
- a CDS encoding copper-translocating P-type ATPase: MTDPHAGHREHTASPHEDRNATHAAGTRDRGREAGHPGAGHDRPHGHGGHGDHVGRFRRLFWINLVIAVPVVLFSGSFAMILGYELPDLAGTTWISPVLGTVMYVSGGRPFLTGAAGELKDRRPGMMLLISLGITVAFGASWGARLGLLDHSLEFWWELALLIVIMLFGHWIEMRSLAQTTSALDSLAALLPDEAEKVDGDSIVTVSPAELQVDDVVVVRPGGSVPADGTIIEGRADMDESMVTGESRAVARGVDDAVTAGTVATDSGLRVRITAIGDDTALAGIQRLVSDAQNSSSRAQRLADRAAAWLFWFALGAALVTAVVWTVTGLPDSAVVRTVTVLVIACPHALGLAIPLVVSIATERAARGGVLVKDRLALESMRTVDVVLFDKTGTLTKGEPTVTGIETTGRLDEDTVLAMAAAAESDSEHPLARAIVRTAGERGLDVPRSSGFSSSPAVGVTATVDGHEVRVGGPRLLEELGVPEVDAAARWRTEGAIILHAVRDGVVVGGLRLADEVRQESREAVDALHALGVEVAMITGDAGAVAHAVGDELGIDRVFAEVRPEDKSAEVAELQQEGRKVAMVGDGVNDAPALAQADVGIAIGAGTDVAIASAGVILASSDPRSVLSVIELSRAGYRKMEQNLWWAAGYNLFSVPLAAGVLAPVGFVMPMSVGAILMSLSTVVVALNAQLLRRMDLSPQASTRAVLDREGAPG, translated from the coding sequence ATGACCGACCCGCACGCAGGACACCGCGAACACACCGCGTCACCGCATGAGGACCGGAACGCGACGCACGCGGCCGGCACCCGTGACCGGGGCCGGGAGGCCGGGCATCCGGGAGCGGGTCACGACCGGCCGCACGGGCACGGGGGGCACGGCGACCACGTCGGCCGGTTCCGGCGGCTGTTCTGGATCAACCTCGTCATCGCCGTCCCGGTCGTGCTCTTCTCGGGGTCGTTCGCGATGATCCTCGGGTACGAGCTCCCCGACCTCGCCGGGACGACGTGGATCTCCCCCGTGCTCGGTACCGTCATGTACGTGTCGGGCGGCCGGCCCTTCCTCACCGGCGCCGCGGGCGAGCTCAAGGATCGCCGGCCGGGCATGATGCTCCTGATCAGCCTGGGGATCACCGTCGCGTTCGGGGCGTCCTGGGGGGCACGCCTCGGCCTGCTCGACCACAGCCTCGAGTTCTGGTGGGAACTCGCGCTGCTGATCGTCATCATGCTGTTCGGGCACTGGATCGAGATGCGTTCCCTGGCGCAGACCACCTCGGCCCTCGACTCCCTCGCGGCCCTCCTGCCCGACGAGGCCGAGAAGGTGGACGGCGACTCGATCGTGACGGTCTCACCCGCCGAGCTCCAGGTGGACGACGTCGTCGTGGTCCGGCCCGGCGGCAGCGTGCCCGCCGACGGGACGATCATCGAGGGCCGCGCCGACATGGACGAATCGATGGTCACCGGTGAATCGCGCGCCGTGGCGCGCGGCGTCGACGACGCGGTCACGGCGGGGACGGTCGCGACCGATTCCGGGCTGCGGGTGCGGATCACCGCCATCGGCGACGACACGGCCCTTGCGGGCATCCAACGCCTGGTCAGCGATGCGCAGAACTCTTCCTCCCGGGCGCAGCGCCTCGCCGACCGGGCGGCGGCCTGGCTCTTCTGGTTCGCGCTCGGCGCCGCGCTGGTCACCGCGGTGGTCTGGACCGTGACCGGCCTCCCCGACAGTGCCGTGGTGCGGACCGTCACCGTCCTCGTCATCGCCTGCCCCCATGCTCTCGGGCTGGCCATCCCCCTGGTCGTGTCGATCGCTACCGAACGCGCGGCACGGGGCGGCGTGCTGGTCAAGGACCGCCTCGCGCTGGAGAGCATGCGCACGGTGGACGTCGTGCTGTTCGACAAGACCGGCACGCTGACCAAGGGGGAGCCGACCGTGACCGGCATCGAGACGACCGGCCGGCTCGACGAGGACACGGTGCTGGCGATGGCCGCGGCCGCCGAGTCCGACAGCGAGCACCCGCTCGCGCGGGCGATCGTCCGCACGGCCGGAGAGCGTGGCCTCGACGTCCCGCGTTCGTCCGGCTTCTCCTCCTCGCCGGCGGTGGGGGTCACGGCGACCGTCGACGGCCATGAGGTCCGGGTCGGCGGGCCCCGGCTGCTCGAGGAGCTGGGCGTACCGGAGGTCGACGCCGCGGCCCGATGGCGCACCGAGGGCGCCATCATCCTGCACGCGGTCCGCGACGGTGTCGTCGTCGGGGGACTCCGCCTCGCCGACGAGGTGCGCCAGGAGTCCCGCGAGGCGGTCGACGCGTTGCACGCCCTCGGTGTCGAGGTCGCCATGATCACCGGCGACGCCGGTGCCGTCGCTCACGCCGTGGGAGACGAGCTCGGTATCGATCGGGTGTTCGCCGAGGTGCGCCCCGAGGACAAGTCTGCCGAGGTCGCCGAGCTGCAGCAGGAGGGCAGAAAGGTCGCGATGGTCGGCGACGGCGTCAACGACGCCCCCGCGCTCGCCCAGGCCGACGTCGGCATCGCCATCGGCGCCGGGACGGACGTGGCCATCGCCTCGGCCGGCGTGATCCTCGCCAGCTCCGACCCGCGCTCCGTGCTGTCCGTGATCGAGCTCTCCCGCGCCGGCTACCGCAAGATGGAACAGAACCTGTGGTGGGCGGCCGGGTACAACCTGTTCTCCGTCCCGCTCGCGGCAGGTGTCCTCGCCCCCGTCGGATTCGTGATGCCCATGTCCGTCGGCGCGATCCTCATGTCGCTGTCCACCGTCGTGGTCGCACTCAACGCGCAACTGCTGCGCCGGATGGACCTGAGCCCGCAGGCGAGCACCCGGGCGGTGCTGGACCGCGAGGGGGCACCGGGCTGA
- a CDS encoding GH25 family lysozyme: MREKTGKPSSNAPVRRRRWVRPALGVALTAVVVLAVLAVLVVQGVVWPNRLLAAGYDARGIDVSHHNGTIDWERVAGQDVDFAYIKATEGSRHVDERFGENWRGAREAGLVAGAYHFMSFESPGEDQAANLVDTVPPEEDALPPVVDLEPYGEYHRDLPPADHVHAILDPLLDAIEDHYGLPAAIYTTNEAYDAYLAGRYPDNPVWIRAVALPPRLSDGRDWTIWQYSNRDKLEGVGTDRGAEPYVDMNVLDGTLEEVREARP; this comes from the coding sequence ATGCGAGAAAAGACCGGAAAGCCGTCGTCCAACGCCCCTGTCCGACGCCGGAGGTGGGTCCGTCCTGCTCTGGGCGTGGCCCTGACCGCGGTTGTCGTGCTCGCGGTACTCGCGGTGCTCGTGGTCCAGGGTGTGGTCTGGCCCAACCGTCTCCTCGCCGCGGGATACGACGCGCGTGGCATCGACGTCTCGCACCACAACGGAACGATCGACTGGGAGCGGGTCGCCGGGCAGGACGTCGACTTCGCCTACATCAAGGCCACGGAAGGGTCGCGGCACGTCGACGAACGGTTCGGCGAGAACTGGCGCGGCGCACGGGAGGCCGGCCTGGTGGCCGGTGCCTACCACTTCATGAGCTTCGAGAGCCCGGGGGAGGACCAGGCCGCGAACCTCGTGGACACGGTTCCGCCGGAGGAGGACGCGCTGCCGCCCGTCGTCGACCTGGAGCCGTACGGCGAGTACCACCGCGACCTGCCGCCGGCCGACCACGTCCACGCGATCCTCGACCCGCTGCTCGACGCTATCGAGGACCACTACGGCCTGCCGGCGGCCATCTACACGACGAACGAGGCGTACGACGCCTACCTCGCCGGACGCTACCCCGACAACCCGGTGTGGATCCGTGCCGTCGCGCTGCCACCGCGCCTCTCGGACGGGCGGGACTGGACGATCTGGCAGTACTCGAACCGCGACAAGCTCGAGGGCGTCGGAACGGATCGAGGCGCGGAGCCGTACGTCGACATGAATGTCCTGGACGGCACCCTGGAGGAAGTCAGGGAAGCACGTCCCTGA
- a CDS encoding C40 family peptidase — MSTNVRCGRHRADHAPNTPLTALSKTAADAARKGALVAATSGIIATTLSSTASATPAGNGHHERVTGLDLEALKAARTTTDTAPAVRVAPDARLDFTATVVRVKPAPEPEPEPAPAPAPEPAAGPATAPAGTAAPASDGSIGARAVAIAMQFVGTPYVWGGESPGGFDCSGLVKYAFAQVGVSLPHSSTALRGSGTVVSAAAARPGDLVWTPGHIAIYAGNGMVVEAVSQGTPLSYRAMWQSNPTYVRVV; from the coding sequence GTGAGTACCAACGTCAGGTGCGGTCGACACCGCGCCGACCACGCTCCCAATACCCCGCTTACTGCACTGTCGAAGACCGCAGCGGACGCCGCCCGCAAGGGCGCGCTCGTCGCAGCGACATCGGGGATCATCGCGACGACGCTGTCGAGCACGGCGTCCGCCACCCCTGCGGGCAACGGCCACCACGAGCGCGTCACGGGACTCGACCTCGAGGCCCTCAAGGCGGCGCGTACCACCACCGACACGGCGCCCGCAGTGAGGGTGGCGCCAGATGCCCGTCTCGACTTCACCGCCACGGTGGTCAGGGTGAAGCCGGCACCGGAGCCGGAACCCGAACCCGCGCCGGCGCCGGCGCCGGAACCCGCGGCGGGGCCCGCGACCGCCCCGGCGGGGACAGCGGCCCCGGCCTCGGACGGCTCGATCGGCGCGCGTGCCGTGGCGATCGCCATGCAGTTCGTCGGCACGCCCTATGTCTGGGGGGGCGAGTCCCCGGGCGGTTTCGACTGCTCCGGACTCGTCAAGTACGCCTTCGCACAGGTCGGCGTCTCGCTGCCGCACTCGTCAACGGCCCTGCGCGGCTCGGGCACCGTGGTGTCCGCGGCCGCGGCGCGGCCCGGCGACCTCGTCTGGACACCCGGCCACATCGCCATCTACGCCGGAAACGGCATGGTGGTCGAGGCGGTCAGCCAAGGCACCCCGCTCAGCTACCGCGCCATGTGGCAGTCCAACCCCACCTACGTCCGGGTGGTCTGA
- a CDS encoding C40 family peptidase gives MTHATQRGRHRADRKATTPLTVIARTASENAGTVARRGALAVAAGGVLVSTFATTSHAAPASSDVKTAAKMDGLNLDALKETAGQAISQAGTVSVGHNVKLDVEGATVTADGTTTVEGLVEVTPAPEPPPTPLNVLVTNTAYNYLAGAYVWGGSTPGAFDCSGFIQYVYGLYGVDLPHSSSAMLNSGYQVYDPQPGDIVWSPGHVALYAGNGMVMEWYQSGLPGRYTEMWQDNPVFIRVV, from the coding sequence GTGACCCACGCCACCCAGCGCGGCCGCCATCGCGCGGACCGCAAGGCCACAACCCCCCTCACAGTCATCGCCCGCACCGCCTCCGAGAACGCCGGCACCGTCGCCCGCCGTGGTGCCCTGGCGGTTGCCGCCGGTGGCGTCCTGGTCTCGACCTTCGCCACGACCTCGCATGCCGCCCCGGCGTCCAGCGACGTCAAGACCGCCGCGAAGATGGACGGTCTCAACCTCGACGCGCTGAAGGAAACCGCCGGTCAGGCCATCAGCCAGGCCGGCACCGTCTCGGTCGGGCACAACGTCAAGCTGGACGTCGAAGGCGCCACCGTCACCGCCGACGGCACCACCACGGTCGAGGGCCTGGTCGAGGTCACCCCGGCCCCGGAGCCTCCGCCCACACCCCTCAACGTCCTTGTCACGAACACCGCGTACAACTACCTCGCGGGCGCGTACGTCTGGGGCGGTTCCACCCCGGGCGCCTTCGACTGCTCGGGCTTCATCCAGTACGTGTACGGCCTGTACGGCGTCGACCTGCCGCACTCGTCCTCCGCGATGCTCAACAGCGGCTACCAGGTCTACGACCCGCAGCCCGGCGACATCGTCTGGAGCCCCGGCCACGTGGCCCTGTACGCCGGGAACGGCATGGTCATGGAGTGGTACCAGAGCGGCCTCCCCGGCCGTTACACGGAGATGTGGCAGGACAACCCCGTCTTCATCCGCGTCGTCTGA
- a CDS encoding TrkH family potassium uptake protein: MRYSKSPSAREVSSAASLRRRPGQVVTLGFLATIAVGTLLLSLPVAAEGERATFVEALFTATSATCVTGLIVTDTPVFWSGFGEAVIAVLIQIGGLGVMTLASLLGILLTRRLDLSSRLVAAASTRSVGLGDVRGVLTRVLKIALVVEGVCALVLTGRFFTTYGMPLGEAAWQGVFHAVSAYNNAGFSLFSDSLIGFVGDPWVALPISAAVVVGGIGLPVIAEVMRALRTGRRPRRWSVHTRITLWMTGVLLAGGTLFFLAAEWTNPGTMGPLGTGDKVLSAFTQSVMPRTAGFNSLDTSQMHHETWLGTIILMFIGGGSAGTAGGIKVTTFAVLAIIIWSELRGEQDVNVFDRRITPGTQRQALTVALLGVAIIIVPTLWITASTPNISVDKILFEVTSAFTTTGLSTGITAELPWFNQLVLVPLMFIGRLGPITLGTALALRSRQRLYRMPESAPIIG; encoded by the coding sequence GTGCGATACAGCAAGTCACCTTCCGCCCGAGAGGTGAGCAGCGCGGCCTCGCTGCGCCGCCGCCCGGGGCAGGTCGTCACCCTCGGATTCCTGGCCACGATCGCCGTCGGGACCCTGCTCCTCTCCTTGCCGGTCGCCGCCGAGGGCGAGCGCGCGACGTTCGTCGAGGCGCTGTTCACGGCCACCTCGGCCACCTGCGTGACGGGCCTGATCGTCACCGACACGCCGGTGTTCTGGTCCGGCTTCGGCGAGGCCGTGATCGCCGTGCTCATCCAGATCGGTGGGCTCGGTGTGATGACGCTGGCCTCGCTGCTCGGCATCCTGCTGACGCGCAGGCTCGACCTCAGCTCCCGCCTCGTGGCTGCCGCGTCGACCCGCAGCGTGGGGCTGGGCGACGTGCGGGGCGTGCTCACCCGAGTGCTCAAGATCGCCCTCGTCGTGGAGGGTGTCTGCGCTCTCGTGCTCACCGGGCGGTTCTTCACCACGTACGGCATGCCGCTGGGCGAGGCCGCGTGGCAGGGTGTCTTCCACGCGGTCTCCGCCTACAACAACGCGGGCTTCTCGCTGTTCAGCGACTCCCTCATCGGCTTCGTCGGGGATCCGTGGGTGGCCCTCCCGATCAGCGCGGCCGTCGTCGTGGGCGGTATCGGCCTGCCCGTGATCGCCGAGGTGATGCGCGCGCTGCGGACCGGCCGCCGTCCCCGCCGCTGGAGCGTGCACACCCGGATCACCCTGTGGATGACGGGCGTGCTGCTCGCCGGTGGCACGTTGTTCTTCCTCGCCGCGGAGTGGACCAACCCGGGCACGATGGGCCCGCTCGGCACCGGCGACAAGGTCCTGTCGGCGTTCACCCAGTCCGTGATGCCGCGGACCGCCGGGTTCAACTCACTGGACACCTCCCAGATGCACCACGAGACCTGGCTCGGCACGATCATCCTGATGTTCATCGGCGGCGGGTCGGCGGGCACGGCGGGCGGCATCAAGGTCACCACCTTCGCGGTGCTCGCCATCATCATCTGGTCCGAACTGCGGGGCGAGCAGGACGTCAACGTCTTCGACCGACGGATCACGCCCGGCACGCAGCGCCAGGCCCTGACCGTGGCACTGCTGGGGGTCGCGATCATCATCGTTCCGACCCTGTGGATCACCGCGTCGACGCCGAACATCAGCGTCGACAAGATCCTGTTCGAGGTCACCTCCGCGTTCACCACCACGGGACTGTCCACCGGGATCACCGCCGAGCTCCCCTGGTTCAACCAGCTCGTCCTGGTCCCGCTGATGTTCATCGGCCGGCTCGGGCCGATCACCCTGGGTACCGCGCTCGCGCTGCGCAGCCGCCAGCGGCTCTACCGCATGCCCGAGAGCGCCCCGATCATCGGCTGA
- a CDS encoding GlsB/YeaQ/YmgE family stress response membrane protein, whose product MGFIPFLILGLLAGIIARIILPGKQRGGFWLTLLLGVLGAMLGGWLGGLIFDISLDQFWSWQSWLFSVIGALIVIGVFEMIFKRKAD is encoded by the coding sequence ATGGGTTTCATTCCCTTCCTCATCCTCGGCCTGCTGGCCGGCATCATCGCGCGCATCATCCTGCCGGGCAAGCAGCGGGGCGGCTTCTGGCTGACGCTGCTGCTCGGTGTCCTGGGCGCCATGCTCGGCGGCTGGCTCGGCGGGCTCATCTTCGACATCTCCCTCGACCAGTTCTGGTCGTGGCAGTCCTGGCTGTTCTCGGTCATCGGCGCGCTGATCGTCATCGGCGTGTTCGAGATGATCTTCAAGCGCAAGGCGGACTGA
- a CDS encoding ion transporter, translating into MQAIRGRVRDLVEATWFTRGILGVIIANAVVLGVETSINGGPVDVWLGYVDTAMLWIFVVELCLRIFAHGRKFFTDPWSIFDLLVVTIALVPASIDSLAALRALRILRALRVVNAVPSMKRVVNGLVAAVPGMGSVGALLVLVLYVSAVIATKLFRDISPEHFGNLGTTLFSLFQVMTGEAWPDIADAVMNGDDGMPGAWIFFVLFILVVSFAVLNLFIAVIVSGMESLEEELVEHDKEDDASNAALMAEIQAVRAELVALRSERDGTADPVDLPAGGAR; encoded by the coding sequence GTGCAGGCGATTCGCGGACGGGTGAGGGACCTCGTCGAGGCGACGTGGTTCACTCGCGGGATCCTCGGGGTGATCATCGCGAACGCGGTGGTGCTCGGCGTCGAGACGTCGATCAACGGCGGGCCTGTCGACGTGTGGCTGGGATACGTGGACACGGCGATGCTGTGGATCTTCGTCGTCGAACTGTGCCTGCGGATCTTCGCGCACGGCCGCAAGTTCTTCACGGACCCGTGGAGCATCTTCGATCTGCTCGTCGTGACGATCGCGCTCGTGCCCGCGTCGATCGACTCGCTGGCCGCGCTGCGCGCGCTGCGGATCCTGCGCGCGCTCCGCGTCGTGAACGCCGTCCCGTCGATGAAGCGTGTGGTGAACGGGCTGGTCGCGGCCGTGCCCGGGATGGGCTCGGTCGGTGCGCTGCTCGTGCTGGTGCTGTACGTGTCGGCGGTCATCGCCACGAAGCTGTTCCGGGACATCTCCCCGGAGCACTTCGGGAACCTCGGAACCACGCTGTTCAGCCTCTTCCAGGTCATGACCGGCGAGGCCTGGCCCGACATCGCGGACGCCGTCATGAACGGCGACGACGGTATGCCGGGCGCCTGGATCTTCTTCGTGCTCTTCATCCTCGTCGTCAGCTTCGCGGTGCTGAACCTGTTCATCGCGGTGATCGTGAGCGGTATGGAAAGCCTCGAGGAAGAGCTGGTCGAGCACGACAAGGAGGACGACGCCTCCAACGCCGCGCTCATGGCGGAGATTCAAGCCGTCCGCGCCGAGCTCGTGGCCCTCCGCTCCGAGCGCGACGGCACTGCCGATCCCGTGGACCTGCCGGCCGGAGGCGCGCGGTAG
- a CDS encoding zf-HC2 domain-containing protein, producing the protein MTSTDVQIDDWVIHRPNVVRSVTARVPGVDADEAASRALEKMIRIVNNDGEIADPAAYWRRAALHEAYSITREAGRTVPVEVEALAGITPPVAGAELDAERAADVAMLRDALRELNADDRKLLFDRHVDDMAVTDIAGDLGVRPHAVTMRLRRAEERLAGAFAAAHASRVDAPECRTTRAAMHDYLKGRLLPRRSKRLELHLDGCADCTSAFLDVREVSWMLRELGQHLAAFFFGGAAVSGAAAVAGAKATPRPKRPTAKQAVAASVLAALALAGGAWAYTATEPDTQAEAAAEVTADGGSGDGGGAGDGSGDDADPATEAEEPEPESEPETEDPPSVPPEDPQPREEFPPPLDEAQPEDATVPAAPTGEPEPAPDEPPAAAPAPEPAPEQPADDGDLGQGNDGPANGGNDGPANGGNNGSGDGGGTGDGGGQPDPPEQEAPGGLGDVLGELPLGGLEGVLGGLDDIPLVGDLINLPLFGDLATALGGAPGLDDLTGGAQEN; encoded by the coding sequence GTGACCAGCACTGACGTCCAAATCGACGACTGGGTCATCCACCGGCCCAACGTGGTGCGGTCCGTCACCGCGCGCGTCCCTGGCGTCGACGCCGACGAGGCCGCCAGCCGCGCGCTCGAGAAGATGATCCGGATCGTCAACAACGACGGAGAGATCGCGGATCCGGCGGCCTACTGGCGCCGCGCCGCGCTCCACGAGGCGTACTCGATCACCCGCGAGGCCGGGCGCACGGTCCCGGTCGAGGTCGAGGCTCTCGCCGGAATCACTCCGCCCGTGGCCGGAGCGGAGCTCGACGCCGAGCGGGCGGCCGACGTGGCGATGCTGCGGGACGCCCTCCGTGAACTCAACGCCGACGACCGCAAGCTTCTGTTCGACAGGCACGTCGACGACATGGCGGTCACCGACATCGCCGGCGACCTCGGCGTTCGTCCCCACGCGGTCACGATGCGCCTGCGCCGCGCCGAGGAGCGCCTGGCCGGCGCCTTCGCCGCGGCGCACGCGAGCAGGGTCGACGCACCCGAGTGCCGCACCACGCGCGCCGCCATGCACGACTACCTCAAGGGCCGGCTCCTTCCCCGGCGATCCAAGCGCCTCGAACTGCACCTGGACGGCTGTGCGGATTGCACGAGCGCGTTCCTGGACGTGCGCGAGGTCTCGTGGATGCTCCGCGAGCTGGGGCAGCATCTCGCCGCGTTCTTCTTCGGCGGTGCGGCCGTGAGCGGTGCCGCCGCCGTGGCGGGGGCGAAGGCGACTCCCCGGCCGAAGCGCCCGACGGCGAAGCAGGCCGTCGCCGCGAGCGTGCTGGCCGCGCTCGCTCTCGCCGGCGGCGCGTGGGCCTACACGGCGACCGAGCCCGACACCCAGGCAGAGGCGGCGGCAGAGGTGACCGCCGACGGCGGGAGCGGAGACGGCGGCGGAGCGGGGGACGGGTCCGGCGACGACGCCGATCCCGCGACCGAGGCGGAGGAGCCGGAACCCGAGTCGGAACCGGAGACCGAGGACCCGCCGAGTGTCCCGCCCGAGGACCCGCAGCCCCGGGAAGAGTTCCCGCCGCCGCTCGACGAGGCACAGCCGGAGGATGCCACCGTTCCCGCCGCTCCCACTGGCGAGCCGGAGCCCGCGCCGGACGAGCCCCCTGCGGCCGCGCCGGCGCCGGAGCCCGCACCGGAACAGCCGGCCGACGACGGCGACCTCGGGCAGGGCAACGACGGCCCGGCCAACGGCGGCAACGACGGCCCGGCCAACGGCGGCAACAACGGCAGCGGGGACGGCGGCGGCACCGGGGACGGCGGCGGGCAACCCGACCCACCTGAGCAGGAGGCCCCGGGTGGCCTCGGGGACGTACTGGGCGAGCTTCCCCTCGGCGGCCTGGAGGGCGTCCTCGGCGGCCTGGATGACATCCCCCTCGTCGGCGACCTGATCAATCTGCCGCTCTTCGGCGACCTCGCCACCGCGCTCGGCGGCGCACCGGGGCTGGACGACCTCACGGGCGGGGCGCAGGAGAACTGA
- a CDS encoding zf-HC2 domain-containing protein: protein MHTLISTDLSELAAQRRAVVFAVSRQVPGADPELATSFGLEQLCREIAVHGTVDHPVDYWHNAAIDAATGASTAEPAVGEQADATTTAVVHDESGSPGPARPGASGAARPELPPSIEPAGRATGSPATARRRPRASANMPAPGFASVTAEPPACRVTRGAMHDYIRHRLLPSRRRELEDHLVSCAACVRAFTDVRESYWIQQAQPPMFRLGMVSVPDGLPVTPAVAR from the coding sequence TTGCACACGCTGATCAGCACTGATCTGAGCGAGCTGGCCGCCCAGCGGCGTGCCGTCGTGTTCGCCGTGTCACGGCAGGTCCCGGGAGCCGACCCGGAACTGGCCACGAGCTTCGGCCTCGAACAGCTCTGCCGCGAGATCGCCGTGCACGGGACCGTCGACCACCCGGTGGACTACTGGCACAACGCCGCCATCGACGCCGCCACCGGGGCCTCGACCGCCGAACCCGCGGTAGGAGAGCAGGCCGACGCCACCACGACCGCCGTCGTCCACGACGAGTCCGGGTCTCCCGGCCCGGCACGTCCGGGCGCGAGCGGTGCCGCGCGGCCGGAGCTCCCCCCGTCGATCGAACCGGCCGGTCGAGCGACCGGCTCCCCGGCCACGGCCCGCCGGCGCCCGAGAGCCTCCGCGAACATGCCCGCTCCCGGATTCGCGAGCGTGACGGCCGAGCCGCCGGCGTGCCGGGTCACCCGCGGGGCCATGCACGACTACATCCGCCATCGCCTGCTGCCGAGCCGCCGCCGCGAGCTCGAGGACCACCTGGTCAGTTGTGCGGCGTGCGTGCGGGCGTTCACGGACGTCCGCGAGTCGTACTGGATCCAGCAGGCCCAGCCCCCCATGTTCCGGCTCGGCATGGTGTCCGTGCCGGACGGACTGCCCGTGACCCCTGCCGTGGCTCGCTGA
- the rlmC gene encoding 23S rRNA (uracil(747)-C(5))-methyltransferase RlmC — protein MQCPHFDAGRCHSCTLLETPYATQVAEKQAHVSRLLEGVGAVASPADSPPAGGSPAIDWLPPVTGPESGFRNKAKMVVSGTVDEPVLGILDRVGHGVDLTDCGLYPPALQAAFAPLEEFIGRAGLEPYRVSGPTPGRARDGKPRKAAAERGELKYLLVTISPDGELMVRFVMRSTEALARIRKHLPSLRSALPNLAVATLNVQPAHAAVLEGDREIVLTESEALTMRVGGIPLSLRPQSFFQTNTEVAAGLYRQAREWVDDVGPASLWDLYCGVGGFALHCAAAGRAVTGIELSREAVAAASATAAGLGLRDARFEAGDARDVAGRLATDAPEMVIVNPPRRGIGADLAQALDGSAVGHVLYSSCNATTLAADLAHMPGLRPVRGVLLDMFPQTQHYEVLLLLRREQSARAGCQRGR, from the coding sequence GTGCAGTGCCCACACTTCGACGCCGGCCGCTGCCACTCGTGCACCCTCCTGGAGACCCCTTACGCGACACAGGTCGCGGAGAAGCAGGCACACGTCTCCCGGCTCCTGGAGGGCGTGGGAGCCGTGGCGAGCCCGGCTGACTCCCCGCCGGCGGGTGGTTCCCCTGCGATCGACTGGCTCCCGCCGGTGACCGGCCCCGAATCCGGCTTCCGCAACAAGGCGAAGATGGTGGTGAGCGGCACGGTCGACGAGCCGGTCCTCGGCATTCTCGACCGGGTCGGGCACGGCGTGGACCTCACCGACTGCGGTCTCTACCCGCCGGCCCTCCAGGCCGCGTTCGCGCCGCTGGAGGAGTTCATCGGGCGTGCGGGCCTGGAGCCGTACCGGGTCTCGGGGCCGACGCCGGGGCGGGCGCGCGACGGGAAGCCCCGCAAGGCCGCGGCCGAGCGAGGCGAGCTCAAGTACCTGCTGGTGACGATCTCGCCCGACGGCGAGCTCATGGTCCGCTTCGTGATGCGCTCCACCGAGGCGCTCGCCCGTATCCGCAAGCACTTGCCGTCGTTGCGATCCGCGCTCCCGAACCTGGCGGTCGCCACGCTCAACGTCCAGCCCGCGCACGCTGCGGTGCTCGAGGGCGACCGCGAGATCGTGCTCACGGAGTCCGAGGCGCTGACGATGCGGGTGGGCGGCATCCCGCTGAGCCTGCGGCCGCAGAGCTTCTTCCAGACGAACACCGAGGTCGCGGCCGGCCTGTACCGGCAGGCGCGTGAGTGGGTCGACGACGTCGGCCCGGCGAGCCTGTGGGACCTCTACTGCGGGGTGGGTGGATTCGCGTTGCACTGTGCGGCGGCGGGCCGCGCGGTCACGGGCATCGAGCTGAGCCGGGAGGCGGTCGCGGCGGCGTCGGCGACCGCCGCGGGTCTGGGACTCCGCGACGCGCGGTTCGAGGCGGGCGACGCCCGCGACGTCGCCGGGCGGTTGGCCACCGACGCTCCCGAGATGGTGATCGTCAACCCGCCCCGGCGGGGGATCGGTGCCGACCTGGCACAGGCCCTGGACGGTTCCGCGGTCGGCCACGTCCTGTACTCGAGCTGCAACGCCACCACGCTCGCCGCCGACCTGGCGCACATGCCGGGCCTCCGCCCGGTCCGGGGCGTTCTGCTCGACATGTTCCCGCAGACACAGCACTACGAGGTGCTGCTCCTGCTCCGCCGGGAGCAGTCGGCGAGGGCGGGATGTCAGCGTGGGCGATAG